Proteins from a genomic interval of Tiliqua scincoides isolate rTilSci1 chromosome 11, rTilSci1.hap2, whole genome shotgun sequence:
- the SEMA4C gene encoding semaphorin-4C isoform X2 yields MAAGPLGICLLATVILSVEASLANSWWNLVPRKTVRYGELKDVTKRFSKMGVSNYTTLTLEDSGGLLYVGAREAIFALRTSNMELEEAISWEAPAEKKAECIQKGKSNQTDCFNYIRFLQTYNSSHMYTCGTYAFQPKCAYIDLATFSLDRLSLEDGKGKCPYDPAKGHTGLIVDGELYSATLNTFLGTEPVILRNLGLHYAIKTEELTTWLNEPHFVGSAYVQENGGSDSGDDSKVYFFFSERAVEYDCDTEQVVARVARVCKGDVGGTRTLQKRWTTFLKARLVCSIPEQQLHFNRMQGVYTLSGDHWHDTSFFGVFQTRWGDTDVSAVCQYQIKKVQHVFDGPFKEYKEQSQKWGRYSDQVPNPRPGACISKWHRQNGFRSSLELPDNTLNFVKKHPLMDEVVLPEDNQPLLVKKDTNFTQLVVERVHGLDGKPYQVLYIGTDNGWLHKAVTLPSGVHLIEEMQIFEEAQPVRSLVLSPQKRVLFAGSNSQVVRIPVADCSKYHSCADCILAKDPYCAWSRNGSRCVRIDAYDGSSMLFQDLGPEPAICNPTPVSRPGTKEIAKNITVMAGTNLVLPCRFTSNLAQARWTFNGQELPEKQTSILYDTHLQALILLGTTARHTGAYKCMEVEERNELTVESYVVTVVSGPALSLEARAPLENLGLVWMVVIALGAVCLVLLLVVLSLRRRLKEELEKGSKAIESTLVYPIELPKEAKSPTFIPSTTSDSDEKLWDPASYYYSDGSLKIVPGHAVCQNGGTTPSPTTNGIPGQPLQSPPLHSPNRINLGNIRGSSSNGYIRLNLGTEERPDYSDLAEELRRKLKQRQALPDSNPEESSV; encoded by the exons AACTGAAGGACGTGACCAAACGATTCTCAAAGATGGGGGTGTCCAACTACACAACGCTGACATTGGAAGACTCCGGAGGGCTGCTGTATGTCGGGGCCCGGGAAGCCATTTTTGCCCTCCGCACCAGCAACATGGAGCTTGAGGAAGCG ATCTCCTGGGAGGCTCCAGCAGAGAAGAAAGCTGAATGTATCCAGAAAGGCAAAAGCAACCAG ACCGACTGCTTCAATTACATCCGCTTCCTGCAGACCTACAATAGCTCTCACATGTACACCTGTGGCACTTATGCCTTCCAGCCCAAATGTGCCTACATT GACCTGGCTACGTTCTCCCTTGACAGGTTGTCCCTTGAAGATGGCAAAGGGAAATGTCCCTATGACCCAGCCAAGGGGCACACAGGCCTTATTGTGG ATGGAGAGCTCTATTCAGCGACGTTGAACACCTTCCTCGGAACCGAGCCAGTGATTCTGCGCAACCTCGGCCTCCACTATGCCATCAAGACAGAGGAGCTGACCACCTGGCTCAACG AGCCCCACTTTGTGGGCTCAGCTTATGTGCAGGAGAATGGAGGCAGTGACAGTGGGGACGACAGCAAAGTCTACTTCTTCTTCAGTGAGCGGGCCGTGGAGTACGACTGCGACACAGAGCAGGTGGTGGCTCGCGTGGCCAGAGTGTGCAAG GGGGATGTCGGCGGCACCCGGACCTTGCAGAAGAGGTGGACCACCTTCCTCAAGGCACGGCTGGTGTGCTCCATCCCAGAACAGCAGCTGCACTTCAACAGGATGCAAGGAGTCTACACACTGAGTGGGGACCACTGGCATGACACTTCCTTCTTCGGGGTCTTCCAGACACGCTG GGGAGATACAGATGTTTCTGCTGTCTGTCAGTACCAGATTAAGAAAGTGCAGCATGTGTTTGATGGCCCCTTTAAGGAGTACAAAGAGCAGTCACAGAAGTGGGGTCGCTATTCGGACCAGGTGCCCAACCCCCGCCCTGGAGCT tGCATCAGCAAGTGGCACCGGCAAAACGGCTTTCGCAGCTCCTTGGAGCTCCCGGACAACACCCTCAACTTTGTCAAGAAGCACCCGCTGATGGATGAGGTGGTGCTACCAGAAGACAACCAGCCCCTGCTGGTCAAAAAGGATACCAACTTCACCCAGCTAGTGGTGGAGCGGGTCCATGGCTTGGACGGCAAGCCCTACCAAGTGCTGTACATCGGGACAG ATAACGGTTGGCTGCACAAGGCGGTGACCCTGCCCTCTGGTGTCCATCTCATAGAAGAGATGCAGATATTTGAAGAAGCTCAGCCTGTCAGGAGCTTGGTGTTGTCTCCACAGAAG AGAGTGCTCTTTGCTGGCTCCAACTCACAAGTAGTTCGCATTCCGGTGGCCGACTGCAGCAAGTACCACTCCTGTGCCGACTGCATCCTCGCCAAGGACCCTTACTGTGCCTGGAGCAGGAATGGGAGTCGCTGCGTCCGCATTGATGCCTACGATGG GTCCTCGATGCTGTTCCAAGATTTGGGACCCGAGCCAGCAATATGCAACCCCACACCTGTTTCCAGGCCAG GTACCAAGGAAATTGCCAAGAACATCACTGTCATGGCGGGCACAAACCTGGTGCTTCCTTGCCGCTTCACCTCTAACCTGGCCCAAGCCCGCTGGACCTTCAACGGGCAAGAGCTGCCTGAGAAGCAGACCTCAATCCTGTATGACACCCACCTCCAGGCCCTGATCCTCCTGGGCACCACTGCAAGGCATACAGGTGCCTACAAGTGCATGGAGGTGGAGGAACGCAATGAGCTGACAGTCGAGAGCTACGTGGTGACAGTGGTGTCTGGCCCAGCTCTGTCATTGGAAGCCCGGGCTCCCCTGGAGAACCTGGGCCTGGTGTGGATGGTGGTGATCGCCCTGGGGGCTGTGtgcctggtgctgctgctggtggtgctgtCCCTGCGGCGGCGCCTGAAAGAAGAACTCGAGAAGGGCTCCAAGGCTATCGAGAGCACCCTAGTCTACCCCATCGAGCTGCCCAAAGAAGCCAAGAGTCCCACCTTCATCCCCAGCACCACCTCAGACTCAGATGAGAAGCTCTGGGACCCCGCGAGCTACTACTACTCAGATGGCTCCCTCAAGATTGTCCCGGGCCACGCTGTGTGCCAGAATGGGGGCACCACCCCCTCGCCTACCACCAACGGCATTCCCGGCCAGCCCCTGCAATCCCCACCCCTCCACTCGCCCAACCGCATCAACCTGGGCAATATCCGTGGCTCATCCTCCAACGGCTACATTCGCCTCAACCTGGGGACCGAGGAGCGGCCCGACTACAGCGACCTGGCAGAGGAGCTGCGCCGGAAGCTCAAACAGAGGCAGGCACTGCCGGACTCGAACCCAGAGGAGTCGTCAGTATGA